In Streptococcus porcinus, the genomic window TCAATTCAGGATGTTTTTGAATTAGGGCCTTTTTCATTAGTGGAGCACCTTGATATGGAGGGAAAAGGTGCTTATCATCTTCCAAAACTTTAAGATGATATTTTTTCAATTCAGCATCTGTTGAATAAGCATCTGTTATTTGGATATCGTTAGCTTTGATTGCTTGATAACGAAGAGCTGGTTCCATTGTGGAAACTGGTAAAGATAGACCATATTTACTTTGTAATCCCTTGTACCCATCTGCCCTATCTTTAAATTCTAAGGTAAAACCGGCTTTTAATTGCCCCTCATAAGCTTTTAAGTCTGAGATTTTTGTAAGCCCTTTTTCCTTGGCTAATTTTTCTGGTACAGCTACGGCATAAGTGTTCTGATAAGCAAAAGGCTTCAACAAAACCAAATTATCCTGTTTAGCAATACCATTCTTAGCATCAAGATAAACCTTTTTGGGATCATTGGATAACTCCGTTTTGCTTGTTAAAAGACTTGAGGTTATCGTTCCTGTGAATTCGGGGTAGATGTCAATATCTCCAGACTTGAGAGCTTGATAAAGAAAACTTGTCTTACCAAAATTTGACTTAACTTCTACTTTCAATTCTGACTGATCTTCAATTATCTCTTTATAAATATTGATTAGAACTTCCGGCTCAGCTCCTAGTTTTCCAGCAATGACGAGTGTTTCAGATTTTTTCGTAAATTGAGAGACTAACTTGGGACTATAAGATACTAATAGTCCCAAGACGATTACTGCAAAGGCCAGTAGAATTTTTTTAAGTGAAGCTTTTTCTAAATATTGCAAAATACTATTAAATAAAATAGCTAAGAGAGCAGATGAGATGGCTCCAATTAGAATCAAATCTGTATTATTTCGGTCAATTCCTAAAAGAATAAATGACCCTAAACCGCCGGCTCCAATCAAAGAGGCCAAAGTCGCTGTACCAATAATCATTACAGCTGAAGTTCTAACTCCTGACATAATAACTGGCATAGCGATAGGTATTTCGAACTTTTTCAATCTTTCCCATTTGGTCATTCCAAAAGCTGTGCCAGCTTCAACTAAACTAGGTTCGATTCCGTTCAAACCAGTAATCGTATTTTGAATAATAGGAAAAATAGCATATATGACTAAAGCAGAAACTGCTGGAACGGTACCTATCCCCATCAAAGGAATAAAGAGGCCTAAAAGAGCTAATGATGGAATCGTCTGAAAAATACCTGTAATTTGTAAAACAATATCTGACCAACGTTTACTCTTACTTAAAAGACTAGCAAGCGGAATGCCAATTAAAATAGCAATTAAAAGAGCAATTAAAGAAATTTGTAGGTGTTCTGCTAGTGCCTTAGTCCAATCAGGAAAACGTTCTAGGAAGGTTCTTACAATACTAGTCATCTATATCACCTCCAAAAAGACTGGCTACAAAGTCATTAGCTGGATTCTCCACGATGGCTTCGGGCGTATCCACTTGGATAATTTGCCCTTTATCAAGTATAGCAACACGATCACCTAATTTGATAGCTTCTTTAATATCGTGTGTTACAAAAACGATAGTCATATCGAATTCACGATGTAAAGCAAGCATTAAATCTTGTAATTGTTTTTTTGAAATAGGATCCAATGCTGAGAAAGGCTCATCCATAAGTAAAATCTTAGGATGCGAAATAAGGGCACGGACAATTCCTACACGTTGCTGTTCTCCACCAGACAAATCCTTTGGATAACGATTCATGTATTCTTCAGCAGGTAAGTTTACCTTATTCAAAAAGTCTTTTGTTCTTTGAATGGTCTCTTCTTTTGTCCATTTTTTCATTTCTGGAATAATGGCAATATTTTCGGCAACTGTTAGGTTAGGGAAAAGAGCGATTTGTTGCAAGACATAACCAATCGAGAGGCGCATTTCACGCAGGTCCAATTCAGCTTGTGGTATCTTATTGAGTAAAATTTCACCCGAACTTGGTTTTATTAAACAGTTTATCATTTTTAACAGTGTTGTTTTGCCTGAGCCACTTGATCCCACTAAAACAAAAAATTCACGATCATTAACTTGAAAACTTTGCTCTTGTAAGACCAAAGTATCCCCAAATTGTTTTGAGACTTTATTAAAACGTATCATATTTTCTCCATTTTTTGTCTTCAAAAATATAGTTTTTTTTACAACATTATAAAGTTAAACTACCACTATCTCCTAAATCAAAACGCCATTTATCTAGACGAACAATGACAGGAACAACATAACTGAATAGTAGCATCTCTTCACAAAAGATAGGTGTTTCTTAAATTTTCTCACAACTCAAACTAAACAGCTATGTGTTAAAAACTATTTTACCATTTCTCCTTGTCTTCTCCTAATAAAAGAACGTAGTTTTCTTCTTAGTATTTGGGCATGTTATCGAGGCAACAATCTAACATTTTAACTAATATAATTATAAAAACCGAGTTTTGGATCAACATGGTGGTCACTCAAAACTCGGTTATCATTTCTTAAATTAATTCTAATTTTTTAAAGGCAGTGTAGAGACCTTCTTCTTCAACATCATCTGTCACCATATCTGCCATTGCTAAGATCTCAGGGCCCCCATTTCCCATCGCAACGCCAAGATTACAATAGTCCAACATAGGAATATCAATCTTAGCATCACCAAAAGCAATCGTATCTTTCCTATCAGCTTTTAGGTGTTCTAATAAAATGTCAATTGCATGTGCCTTGGTAACACCCTTGACTCCTAAATCTCCAAATAAGGCTGTTTCGCCACGACCACCCCAAGTATTAGCTTCTAAGTTAGGAAATTCTAATATTGAATCTAAGTGATCTTGATAGTCTCTTAAAATAAAAGAAACCTTATTTAAGTCATCACGATACAAGGGGGCTCCATATACCAATCCATGTAAGGCATCTTCAGCTTCTAAGTCAGCAACTTCTTCAGCGGTTTTGCCTTTTCGCATGGAATAGGCTCTCATAACAGGACGTGCCGCTTCGCGGAAATTCTCGCTAGCAAAAAGCCCATTATTTGATTCTAAATAAAATTCTAAACCTCGCTCATGTAGCCAGTCAACGATATGTTTAGCTTCACTAGAGGGAATTAGCCGATGCATGATAACTTCACCATGGTGTTCTACATAGGACCCATTACCGCCAATCATGCCATCAATTCCCATCTCCCAAATATCTTTTGGTATTTCGGCACGACTGCGACCGGAACAAACATAGATTAAATGTCCGTTTCTTCTAGCTTTTTTAATAGCATTAAATGCAGATTGAGGAAGATTATTAGCGTAATCAACAAGTGTACCATCAACATCTAAAAAAATGATTTTTCGAGTCATTATGTTACCTCTTAGCTTTTTATGTTACGATTATACTATGATTGTAGTTGGATAAACTAGTCATTTAATCAGCTATACTAATACTATCATCTGCTATTTTCTATAAACGCTTTAATTGCATTTTAAAGCTATTCTCGTTACTATGGAATTATGAAAAAAACACAAGCCATCCTCGCAGTTTTCTCTGATACAAACATCTTCCAACAAGAATTCTTTAAAACTCTCTCAAACTACTACTCTGAACTTTTCGAGATTACAGTTGCTCCGTCGTCATCTAATTTTGACCTTAAAGAATATAATGGCATCTTCTCTTTTGTAGAACTTGAAACACAACAACCCATTTTCTATTTTTCAGAACAATTGGTATCTAAAGCTTTCTTCATTACAGAAGAGCGTCTAAAAGACGGTCAAATAATACTAGAGCTCAGCTCTGCCTTAAACCAATTCTATCAAAGTATCAGTCATTCACTATGGGATTTATTCCCTTATCAAATTCGACTATCTGATAATAGTGGCAATTTTACATACCATAACCATCAATTTAATGGCAGCTTTTTTGAAGATGAAGAAAAGAGATTAGAGACTTGGCTCTATCACCAATTTAAAAGTAGCCGTGTAAATCAAACTAAGCATTTCTTACTACCAACTGCTTCTCTAGATCATATCTATTTTCAATCATATTATAGTCTCACTAACAATGAAGGTCACTATCTTGGAACAATAGATATAGTACAGGATTTAAAACCTATCCTGGCCCAGTACCTAGAGGAAACGGCACAAGCCATAGTTGGCTGGTCAGATGTGACATCGGGACCTTCAATCTCAGATAACCTTTAACAGTTACAAATTAAGGACAGAACTAATATAGCCATACTGTTTTAATCAGTATGGCTATATATTTTTTAATCTCTATAAACAGGTTGTGGCCCATAGGTTTGCGAAACAGGCATAATTTCAATCCGATTAATGTTAACATAGTCTGGTTGAGAAAGAACCCAAGAAACTGTTTTAGCAATATCAACTGGTTGAATAGCATGTGCTCCTTGATATAAGGCATTTACACGCTCTCGGTCACCATTAAAGCGAACAGTTGAAAATTCTGTGCCTTCACATAGGCCTGGTTCAATATTAGAAACTCGGATTTTAGTCCCCGCTAAATCAGCACGTAAATTAAGTGAAAATTGTTTAACAAAGGCTTTAGTTGCTCCATAAACATTAGCCCCAGGATAAGGAATCGTTCCTGCTGTTGATCCCAAATTAATGATTGTACCAATATTTCTAGCAACCATTTTGGGCAAAAGCTGATTTGTTAGGTAGGTTAATCCCACAATATTGGTATTAATCATAGTCAGCCAATTAGCGAAGTCAGCTTCTTGCGCCTTATCCAAGCCTAGAGCAAGTCCAGCATTATTAATTAAGATATCAATTACCTGCCAGTCAACTGGTAAGCTTTTTAAGCCAGCATCAATTGAGTTAGTGTCTGAAACATCCATCTTTAAAGCTAGAAATTTTTCTGCGCCCAAATAAGCTTCCATTTCACGTAATTTATCAATACGTCTTGCTGCACCAATTACACGGTAACCATCTGCAATTAATTGATAAACTATCTCTTTACCAAAACCTGCTGAAGCTCCTGTTACTAAAGCAATTTGTTTTGTCATTAGTTAAACCTCCTAAAAACAAAGCAAAACCTTGTTGACATTAACAAAGTTTTGCGCGTTATAGTTGAGATATTTATTCAGCTTCAAACTTTCCTAAAGCTTGTGCTGCAGTAATAATCCCTAATTTATAAATATCTTCTGCACTAGATCCACGAGACAAATCATTTACAGGTTTATTCAAACCTTGAAGAATTGGCCCAATGGCATCAAACATACCTAAACGTTGTGCAATTTTATAGCCAATATTACCAGATTGCAAGTCAGGGAAAACAAAAGTATTTGCTTGACCAGCAACATCAGAATCAGGCGCTTTAATCGCTGCTGTTTCAGGAACAAAGGCTGCATCAAATTGTAGCTCACCATCCAAAGCTAAAGAAGGATTTAAAGATTTTGCAATTCTAGTTGCTTCTGCTACTTTATCAACTTGGGGTGCTTTACCTGAACCCTTAGTTGAGAAACTTAGCATAGCTACTTTAGGTTCAATATCAAAAATTTCAGCTGTTTCAGCAGTATTA contains:
- a CDS encoding ABC transporter permease/substrate-binding protein — encoded protein: MTSIVRTFLERFPDWTKALAEHLQISLIALLIAILIGIPLASLLSKSKRWSDIVLQITGIFQTIPSLALLGLFIPLMGIGTVPAVSALVIYAIFPIIQNTITGLNGIEPSLVEAGTAFGMTKWERLKKFEIPIAMPVIMSGVRTSAVMIIGTATLASLIGAGGLGSFILLGIDRNNTDLILIGAISSALLAILFNSILQYLEKASLKKILLAFAVIVLGLLVSYSPKLVSQFTKKSETLVIAGKLGAEPEVLINIYKEIIEDQSELKVEVKSNFGKTSFLYQALKSGDIDIYPEFTGTITSSLLTSKTELSNDPKKVYLDAKNGIAKQDNLVLLKPFAYQNTYAVAVPEKLAKEKGLTKISDLKAYEGQLKAGFTLEFKDRADGYKGLQSKYGLSLPVSTMEPALRYQAIKANDIQITDAYSTDAELKKYHLKVLEDDKHLFPPYQGAPLMKKALIQKHPELKKILNQLAGKISEDQMQEMNYQVSVKGKEASRVAHDFLVKEGLIKQ
- a CDS encoding ABC transporter ATP-binding protein — translated: MIRFNKVSKQFGDTLVLQEQSFQVNDREFFVLVGSSGSGKTTLLKMINCLIKPSSGEILLNKIPQAELDLREMRLSIGYVLQQIALFPNLTVAENIAIIPEMKKWTKEETIQRTKDFLNKVNLPAEEYMNRYPKDLSGGEQQRVGIVRALISHPKILLMDEPFSALDPISKKQLQDLMLALHREFDMTIVFVTHDIKEAIKLGDRVAILDKGQIIQVDTPEAIVENPANDFVASLFGGDIDD
- a CDS encoding HAD family hydrolase, whose translation is MTRKIIFLDVDGTLVDYANNLPQSAFNAIKKARRNGHLIYVCSGRSRAEIPKDIWEMGIDGMIGGNGSYVEHHGEVIMHRLIPSSEAKHIVDWLHERGLEFYLESNNGLFASENFREAARPVMRAYSMRKGKTAEEVADLEAEDALHGLVYGAPLYRDDLNKVSFILRDYQDHLDSILEFPNLEANTWGGRGETALFGDLGVKGVTKAHAIDILLEHLKADRKDTIAFGDAKIDIPMLDYCNLGVAMGNGGPEILAMADMVTDDVEEEGLYTAFKKLELI
- a CDS encoding SDR family NAD(P)-dependent oxidoreductase, which encodes MTKQIALVTGASAGFGKEIVYQLIADGYRVIGAARRIDKLREMEAYLGAEKFLALKMDVSDTNSIDAGLKSLPVDWQVIDILINNAGLALGLDKAQEADFANWLTMINTNIVGLTYLTNQLLPKMVARNIGTIINLGSTAGTIPYPGANVYGATKAFVKQFSLNLRADLAGTKIRVSNIEPGLCEGTEFSTVRFNGDRERVNALYQGAHAIQPVDIAKTVSWVLSQPDYVNINRIEIMPVSQTYGPQPVYRD